One segment of Comamonas thiooxydans DNA contains the following:
- the cphA gene encoding cyanophycin synthetase yields MQITRNRALRGPNLWTRSTAIEAIVHCEDSELLYTAMPGFEEKLRARFPTIGTLQPHGADQRLSLAHVLEVAALSLQAQAGCPVTFSRTHETVEHGTFQVVVEYTEESVGKLAMERAEALIQAALNDTPFDADATIAELRELDEDDRIGPSTGAIVDAAVARGIPFRRLTTGSLVQLGWGSRARRFQAAEIDSTSAVAESIAQDKDLTKRLLHAAGVPVPMGRPVTDVEDAWAVALEVGLPVVVKPQDGNQGKGVVVNITTREGLEAAYKTASEFGDEILVERFLPGHDFRMLVVGGQLVAAARREPPQVLGDGQHTIRELVNIVNQDPRRGSGHGTALTKVRLDDIAIARIASEGLTPDSVPAQGQRVVLRNNANLSTGGSATDVTDDVHPEIAARAIEAAQTIGLHICGVDVVCETMLKPLEEQSGGIVEVNAAPGLRMHLAPSFGRPRNVGVPMVDELFAPGDDGRIPLVAVTGTNGKTTTTRVIAHLFTSHGWRTAMTNTDGVYVNGRQIDSGDCSGPKSARNALAHPETDAAVLECARGGILREGLGFDRCQVAVVTNVGEGDHLGLNFITTKEDVGVLKRVIVQNVAPTGYAVLNAADPLVAAMAHVCPGKVIFFAADRHHPVMATHRAQGSRVVYVDGDAIVAAEGSWRESIALRDIPLTRNGTITFQVENVMASIGAAWAAGLPWQTIRRGLAGFLNDSDNAPARFNVMDYKGATIIADYGHNPDAIRALSQAVEAMPAKRRSVVISGAGDRRDQDITEQTQILGKVFDDVVLYQDACQRGRVDGEVLALLKKGLEGAPRTSYSTEIHGEFLAIDHALARLQPGDLCLVLVDQVEEALEHLRKHVNGQ; encoded by the coding sequence ATGCAGATCACTCGCAACCGAGCCTTGCGCGGCCCCAACCTCTGGACCCGCAGCACCGCCATCGAAGCCATCGTGCACTGTGAAGACAGCGAGCTGCTGTACACCGCCATGCCCGGCTTTGAAGAAAAGCTGCGTGCGCGTTTCCCCACCATCGGTACGCTGCAGCCGCATGGCGCGGACCAGCGCCTGTCGCTGGCCCATGTGCTGGAAGTCGCCGCCCTGTCGCTGCAGGCCCAGGCGGGCTGCCCCGTCACCTTCAGCCGCACCCATGAGACCGTGGAGCACGGCACCTTCCAGGTGGTGGTCGAGTACACCGAAGAATCCGTGGGCAAGCTGGCCATGGAGCGCGCCGAAGCCCTGATTCAGGCCGCATTGAACGACACGCCCTTCGACGCCGACGCCACGATTGCCGAGCTGCGCGAGCTGGACGAGGACGACCGTATCGGGCCCTCGACCGGCGCCATCGTCGATGCCGCCGTGGCACGCGGCATTCCCTTCCGCCGCCTGACCACCGGTTCGCTGGTGCAACTGGGCTGGGGCTCGCGTGCGCGCCGCTTCCAGGCCGCCGAGATCGACTCCACCAGCGCCGTGGCCGAATCCATTGCACAGGACAAGGACCTGACCAAGCGCCTGCTGCACGCAGCCGGCGTGCCCGTGCCCATGGGCCGCCCCGTCACCGACGTGGAAGACGCCTGGGCCGTGGCCCTGGAAGTGGGTCTGCCCGTGGTGGTCAAGCCCCAGGACGGCAACCAGGGCAAGGGCGTGGTGGTGAACATCACCACCCGCGAAGGTCTGGAAGCCGCTTACAAGACCGCCAGCGAATTTGGCGACGAGATCCTCGTCGAGCGCTTTTTGCCCGGCCATGACTTCCGCATGCTGGTCGTCGGCGGCCAGCTGGTGGCAGCCGCCCGCCGCGAGCCGCCCCAGGTGCTGGGCGACGGACAGCACACCATCCGCGAGCTGGTGAACATCGTCAACCAGGATCCCCGCCGCGGCTCCGGCCACGGCACGGCATTGACCAAGGTGCGCCTGGACGATATCGCCATCGCCCGCATCGCCAGCGAAGGCCTGACGCCTGACAGCGTGCCCGCCCAGGGCCAGCGCGTGGTGCTGCGCAACAACGCCAATCTGTCCACCGGCGGCAGCGCCACCGATGTGACCGATGACGTGCATCCCGAAATAGCCGCCCGTGCCATCGAGGCCGCGCAGACCATCGGTCTGCATATCTGCGGTGTGGACGTGGTCTGCGAAACCATGCTCAAGCCTCTGGAAGAGCAAAGCGGCGGCATCGTGGAAGTCAACGCCGCCCCCGGCCTGCGCATGCACCTGGCACCCTCCTTCGGCCGTCCCCGCAACGTGGGCGTACCCATGGTGGACGAGCTGTTCGCGCCCGGCGACGACGGCCGCATCCCCCTGGTCGCCGTCACCGGCACCAACGGCAAGACCACGACCACGCGCGTGATCGCCCATCTGTTCACCTCGCATGGCTGGCGCACCGCCATGACCAACACCGATGGCGTGTACGTCAATGGCCGCCAGATCGACAGCGGCGACTGCTCCGGCCCCAAGAGTGCACGCAACGCCCTGGCCCACCCCGAGACCGATGCGGCCGTGCTGGAATGCGCACGCGGCGGCATCTTGCGTGAAGGCCTGGGCTTTGACCGCTGCCAGGTCGCCGTAGTCACCAATGTGGGCGAAGGCGACCACCTGGGCCTGAACTTCATCACCACCAAGGAAGATGTCGGCGTGCTCAAGCGCGTCATCGTGCAGAACGTGGCCCCCACGGGCTATGCCGTGCTCAACGCCGCCGACCCGCTGGTCGCGGCCATGGCCCATGTCTGCCCTGGCAAGGTCATCTTCTTTGCAGCCGACCGCCACCACCCCGTCATGGCCACGCACCGTGCCCAGGGCAGCCGCGTGGTCTATGTCGATGGCGATGCCATCGTGGCCGCGGAAGGTTCCTGGCGCGAGAGCATTGCACTGCGCGACATTCCGCTGACCCGCAATGGCACCATCACCTTCCAGGTGGAAAACGTCATGGCCTCCATCGGCGCCGCATGGGCCGCAGGCCTGCCCTGGCAGACCATTCGCCGTGGTCTGGCCGGCTTCCTCAACGACAGCGACAACGCCCCTGCCCGCTTCAATGTGATGGATTACAAGGGCGCCACCATCATTGCCGACTACGGCCACAACCCCGACGCCATCCGCGCGCTGTCGCAGGCCGTGGAAGCCATGCCCGCCAAGCGCCGCAGCGTGGTGATTTCGGGCGCCGGCGACCGCCGCGACCAGGACATCACCGAGCAGACCCAGATTCTGGGCAAGGTGTTCGACGATGTGGTGCTCTATCAGGACGCCTGCCAACGTGGCCGCGTGGATGGAGAAGTGCTGGCCCTGCTGAAAAAGGGCCTGGAAGGCGCGCCGCGCACCAGCTACAGCACAGAGATCCATGGCGAGTTCCTCGCCATCGACCATGCTCTGGCCCGCCTGCAGCCCGGCGACCTGTGCCTGGTG
- the cphA gene encoding cyanophycin synthetase: MAKFNDIQLLRTTFLRGPSVWTYRPVLEVWLDLGELEDYPSNKIPGLNERLTSWLPDLIEHTCGVGERGGFIQRLEGGTWMGHVMEHVIIELLNLAGMPAEFGQTREISRRGVYRMVFRCPEEAVARVALEYGHKLLMAAINDEPFDLKPAVHAIKTAINDRYLGPSTGCIVDAASERRIPHIRLNDGNLVQLGYGAAQRRIWTAESDQTSAIAEGIAQDKDFTKRLLAACGVPVPEGQIVASPEEAWEVAQDIGFPVTVKPSDGNHARGVTLELSKEADIKAAFALAQPEGSDVIVEKFIDGVEHRLLVVGGKVVAATKGETVSVYGNGNATLRELVEVLNQDPRRGPEQEYPLDWINLEAGAVKLELNRQHVTPDSVIPQGQSVLLQRNGNMAIDCLDDVHPDVAYYAVLAAKIVGLDIAGMDMILKDVSKPMQGQGAILEVNAGPGLLMHLKPTSGAPRPVGMAIADHLFPREDGAGAGRIPVVGIVGTRNNAFISRLVGWLLQLSGKLTGVASGEGMFLANRHTQKTNTANWAGAHRLLTNRLAEAAVIQTTARSILEEGLAYDRCLVGVVTDMDGYEQLADHDVLEPGQMRRVMRTQIDVVLDEGAGVLNADLPEVADLAELCDGEVILYATGADNEFVAAHRANTEARHEGGRAVFLKGNNVVLATGTQERVLGTLEALSLAGGKRPETSALLAAIATAWALDITPELIGAGIKTFEYQA, translated from the coding sequence ATGGCGAAATTCAACGACATCCAACTCTTGCGCACAACTTTCCTGCGTGGCCCCAGTGTCTGGACCTACCGCCCGGTACTGGAGGTCTGGCTGGATCTGGGAGAGCTGGAAGACTATCCGTCCAACAAGATCCCCGGCCTCAACGAGCGCCTGACCAGCTGGTTGCCCGACCTGATCGAGCACACCTGCGGCGTCGGCGAGCGCGGTGGCTTCATCCAGCGCCTGGAAGGCGGCACCTGGATGGGTCATGTGATGGAGCATGTCATCATCGAACTGCTGAACCTGGCCGGCATGCCCGCCGAGTTCGGTCAGACCCGCGAAATCTCCAGGCGTGGCGTGTACCGCATGGTGTTCCGCTGCCCTGAAGAAGCCGTGGCCCGCGTGGCGCTGGAATATGGGCACAAGCTGCTGATGGCGGCCATCAATGACGAGCCGTTCGACCTCAAGCCCGCCGTACATGCCATCAAGACGGCCATCAACGACCGCTACCTGGGCCCTTCGACCGGCTGCATCGTCGATGCCGCCAGCGAGCGCCGCATTCCCCATATCCGCCTCAATGACGGCAATCTGGTGCAGCTGGGTTATGGCGCGGCACAGCGCCGCATCTGGACGGCAGAGTCCGACCAGACCAGCGCCATCGCCGAAGGCATTGCCCAGGACAAGGACTTCACCAAGCGCCTGCTGGCCGCCTGCGGCGTGCCCGTGCCCGAAGGCCAGATCGTGGCATCGCCCGAGGAAGCCTGGGAAGTGGCGCAGGACATCGGCTTTCCCGTGACCGTCAAGCCTTCGGACGGCAACCATGCCCGTGGCGTGACCCTGGAGCTGTCCAAGGAAGCAGACATCAAGGCCGCGTTTGCACTGGCCCAGCCCGAAGGCTCGGACGTGATCGTCGAAAAATTCATCGACGGCGTGGAGCACCGCCTGCTGGTCGTGGGCGGCAAGGTGGTGGCAGCCACCAAGGGCGAGACGGTTTCCGTCTACGGCAACGGCAACGCCACGCTGCGCGAGCTGGTGGAAGTGCTGAACCAGGACCCGCGCCGCGGCCCCGAGCAGGAATACCCGCTGGACTGGATCAATCTGGAAGCCGGCGCCGTGAAGCTGGAACTCAACCGCCAGCATGTGACGCCCGACAGCGTGATTCCCCAGGGTCAGAGCGTGCTGCTGCAGCGCAACGGCAATATGGCCATCGACTGCCTGGACGACGTGCACCCCGACGTGGCTTACTACGCCGTGCTGGCCGCCAAGATCGTTGGCCTCGACATCGCCGGCATGGACATGATCCTCAAGGATGTTTCCAAGCCCATGCAGGGCCAGGGAGCGATTCTCGAAGTCAACGCCGGCCCTGGCCTGCTGATGCACCTCAAGCCCACCAGCGGCGCACCGCGCCCCGTGGGCATGGCCATTGCCGACCATCTCTTCCCCCGTGAAGACGGTGCCGGTGCCGGTCGCATCCCCGTTGTCGGCATCGTGGGCACGCGCAACAACGCCTTCATTTCGCGTCTGGTCGGCTGGCTGCTGCAGCTGTCGGGCAAGCTGACCGGCGTGGCCAGCGGCGAAGGCATGTTCCTCGCCAATCGCCATACGCAAAAGACCAATACCGCCAACTGGGCCGGTGCCCATCGTCTGCTGACCAACCGTCTGGCCGAAGCCGCCGTCATTCAGACCACGGCCCGCTCCATTCTGGAAGAAGGCCTGGCCTATGACCGCTGCCTGGTCGGCGTGGTCACCGACATGGACGGCTACGAGCAGCTGGCCGATCACGATGTGCTGGAGCCCGGCCAGATGCGCCGCGTGATGCGCACCCAGATCGACGTGGTGCTGGACGAAGGCGCGGGCGTGCTCAATGCCGACCTGCCCGAAGTGGCCGACCTGGCCGAGCTCTGCGACGGCGAAGTCATTCTGTACGCCACCGGCGCCGACAATGAATTTGTCGCCGCCCACCGCGCCAATACCGAAGCCCGTCATGAAGGCGGCCGCGCCGTCTTCCTCAAGGGCAACAACGTGGTGCTGGCCACCGGCACCCAGGAACGGGTGCTGGGTACGCTGGAAGCGCTGTCCCTGGCCGGCGGCAAGCGCCCCGAGACCAGCGCACTGCTGGCCGCGATTGCTACCGCCTGGGCGCTGGACATCACTCCCGAGCTGATCGGCGCCGGCATCAAGACCTTTGAATACCAGGCTTGA
- a CDS encoding ABC transporter ATP-binding protein produces MQHHHTVDASAVFAGPLGGELRARLAEHENVLAVVPVDLSADLQFGSGLLALTQERLLACDPQTRQWRAWALAVDQSLRLQDHGGVGNLELHDRSARLAQWLITLKHQTSMLQLMQQFDRQRERIARQEAYSAVSEEDVAHCPVCHSVLPPDTEECPACARQQAPQTSTWVLLRLWRFAKPYQGQLLLGFLLTLATTAAQLVAPYLTIPLMDKILIPFQNGEKINRDLVFFYLGMLLLSALLAWALGWARTFVLAKVSERIGSNLRTTTYNHLLNLSVDYYGSKRTGDLMARIGAETDRINLFLSLNALDFATDVLMIVMTSAILFSINPWLALVTLVPLPFIAWMIHTVRDRLRTGFEKIDRVWSEVTNVLADTIPGIRVVKAFAQEKREADRFADANLINLQANDKVNKTWSLFTPTVTLLTEVGILVVWGFGIYLVAGGSITVGVLTAFIAYIGRFYTRLDSMSRIVSVTQKAAAGAKRIFDILDHVSNVPEPSNPVKLPGKAKGAITMEDVGFRYGSRAVIKHLNLQIKPGEMIGLVGHSGSGKSTLVNLICRFYDVSEGSIQLDGVDVRRMSVSDYRSNIGLVLQEPFLFFGTIAENIAYGKPDATREEIVAAARAAHAHEFILRLPHGYDSLVGERGQGLSGGERQRISIARALLIDPRILILDEATSAVDTETEKEIQKALDNLVQGRTTIAIAHRLSTLRKADRLVVMDRGEIVEVGPHDELMDLKGHYFRLYDAQARRAEEDAQAAGLKLQTKEPQ; encoded by the coding sequence ATGCAACATCACCATACTGTGGACGCCTCGGCAGTCTTCGCCGGCCCCCTGGGGGGCGAGCTGCGAGCAAGACTCGCTGAACATGAAAACGTATTAGCCGTCGTCCCGGTTGACCTGAGTGCGGATTTGCAGTTCGGCAGCGGCCTGCTGGCCCTGACCCAGGAGCGTCTGCTGGCCTGTGATCCCCAGACCCGGCAGTGGCGTGCATGGGCCCTGGCGGTAGATCAAAGCCTGCGCCTGCAGGATCATGGCGGTGTGGGCAACCTGGAACTGCATGACAGGAGCGCGCGTCTTGCACAGTGGCTGATCACGCTGAAGCATCAGACCTCCATGCTGCAGCTGATGCAGCAGTTCGACCGCCAGCGCGAGCGCATCGCCCGTCAGGAGGCCTATAGCGCGGTCAGCGAAGAGGATGTGGCGCATTGCCCGGTCTGCCACTCGGTGCTGCCGCCCGATACCGAAGAATGCCCGGCCTGCGCACGCCAGCAGGCGCCCCAGACCTCCACCTGGGTGCTGCTGCGCCTGTGGCGTTTTGCCAAACCCTATCAGGGCCAGTTGCTGCTGGGCTTCTTGCTGACCCTGGCCACCACGGCGGCCCAGTTGGTGGCGCCTTATCTGACCATCCCGCTGATGGACAAGATCCTGATTCCGTTCCAGAACGGCGAAAAGATCAACCGGGATCTGGTTTTCTTCTATCTGGGCATGCTGCTGCTGTCGGCGCTGCTGGCCTGGGCATTGGGCTGGGCACGTACTTTCGTGCTGGCCAAGGTGTCCGAGCGCATAGGCTCCAATCTGCGCACCACCACCTACAACCACTTGCTGAACCTGTCGGTGGATTACTACGGCAGCAAGCGTACGGGGGATCTGATGGCGCGTATCGGTGCCGAAACCGATCGCATCAATCTGTTTCTGTCGCTCAACGCACTTGATTTTGCAACCGATGTGCTGATGATCGTGATGACGTCGGCCATCCTGTTCTCCATCAACCCCTGGCTGGCGCTGGTCACGCTGGTGCCGCTGCCCTTCATCGCCTGGATGATCCATACCGTGCGCGACCGTCTGCGCACCGGCTTTGAGAAGATAGACCGGGTCTGGTCCGAGGTGACCAATGTGCTGGCCGACACCATTCCCGGTATCCGCGTGGTCAAGGCTTTCGCCCAGGAAAAGCGTGAAGCCGACCGCTTTGCCGACGCCAACCTGATCAATCTGCAGGCCAACGACAAGGTCAACAAGACCTGGTCGCTGTTCACCCCCACGGTGACGCTGCTGACCGAGGTCGGCATTCTGGTGGTCTGGGGCTTCGGCATCTATCTGGTGGCCGGCGGCTCCATCACGGTCGGTGTGCTGACCGCCTTCATCGCCTATATCGGTCGTTTCTATACCCGCCTGGATTCGATGAGCCGCATTGTCTCGGTCACGCAGAAGGCGGCTGCCGGTGCCAAGCGCATCTTCGACATCCTCGACCATGTCAGCAATGTGCCCGAGCCCAGCAACCCCGTGAAGCTGCCCGGCAAGGCCAAGGGTGCCATCACCATGGAGGATGTGGGCTTTCGCTACGGCAGCCGCGCCGTCATCAAGCATCTGAACCTGCAGATCAAGCCCGGCGAGATGATCGGCCTGGTCGGTCACAGCGGCTCGGGCAAGAGCACCCTGGTGAATCTGATCTGCCGCTTCTACGACGTCTCCGAGGGCTCCATCCAGCTCGACGGCGTGGACGTGCGCCGCATGTCTGTGTCCGACTACCGCAGCAATATCGGCCTGGTGCTGCAGGAGCCCTTCCTGTTCTTTGGCACGATTGCCGAGAACATCGCCTATGGCAAGCCCGATGCCACGCGCGAGGAAATCGTGGCCGCGGCGCGTGCCGCCCACGCCCACGAGTTCATCCTGCGCCTGCCTCACGGTTATGACTCCCTGGTCGGCGAGCGTGGCCAGGGCCTGTCGGGTGGCGAGCGCCAGCGCATCTCCATCGCGCGTGCGCTGCTGATCGATCCGCGCATCCTGATCCTCGATGAAGCCACCTCGGCCGTGGATACCGAGACCGAAAAGGAAATCCAGAAGGCGCTGGACAACTTGGTCCAGGGGCGCACCACGATCGCCATTGCCCACCGCCTGTCCACCTTGCGCAAGGCAGACCGTCTGGTGGTCATGGATCGTGGCGAAATCGTCGAAGTGGGTCCGCACGACGAGCTGATGGACCTCAAGGGCCATTACTTCCGCCTGTACGACGCGCAGGCACGCCGTGCCGAAGAGGATGCACAAGCGGCCGGCCTCAAGCTGCAGACCAAGGAACCCCAATGA